The following nucleotide sequence is from Gordonia jinghuaiqii.
GGGGGCATGACGTGGTGCGAGCGAACCGGGCCACCGGCGTCGACGCGTACACCGGTGAGGGTCTGGCGCAGGTGTGCGCAGGCGCCGACGCCGTCGTCGACTGTCTGAGTCTGCAGACACTGAAGGCGAAGGAGGCGATCGACTTCTTCGCCACCGCCGCCGGCAACATCGGCCGGGCGGCCGCGCAGGCGCGGGTCGCACACGTCATCTGTGTCTCCATCGTGAACGCCGATGTCCCCGCGGTGAACGCGAAATTCGGTTACTACCAAGGGAAAGCGGCGCAGGAGGAGGCGTACCGGAAGGCGATCGACCCGGCCGCACTGACCATCGTGGCGTCGGTGCAGTGGTTCGAACTCGCCGAGCAGATGATGGGCACCATGAGCTTCGGGCCTCTCGCGGTGGTGCCGAAGATGCGGTGCCGCCCGGCTGCCGCGTCGGATGTCGCGGTCTCCCTCGCCGACGTCGTGGTCGCCGGTCCGCAGGGCACCTCGAAGGTCGAGGTGGCCGGCCCGGCCGTGATGGATCTGGTGGATGTCGCCAAAGCGGTTGCGGCTCAACAGGGGTCGCCGCGTTGGGTGGTGGGCGTGCCGTTCGGCGGTCCGGCGATCCGCGGCGGCGGACTGGTGCCGGACAATCCGGACGTGGTCACCGAGACGACTCTCGACCAGTGGCTCGATGCTCGTCGGCATACACCGGTCGGTGGTTCGCGGTGAGCGGCGATCACCGCCCGTCCACCCGGATGTGGATTCCGCAGGACAACCCCGCGGTCTACAAGGCGTTGGTGGCGCTGCAGCGTGCGTCGTCGGCGGGGATCGATCCCGAACTCGCCGAACTGCTCGTTCTGCGGGCATCCCAGCTCAACGGATGTGCGTACTGCCTGCACATGCACACCTCCGACGCCCTGGCGAAGGGCATCGACCCGCACCGGCTGATGCTGATCGCGACATGGCGGGACGCCGGTGCGCTGTTCACCCCAGCCGAGCGTGCTGCGCTCGCGCTCACCGAGAGCGTCACGCTGATCGGTGAGAACGGGGTCCCCGCCCACGTGTTCGACACCGTGCGAGAGCATTTCGACGCCACCCAGGCCGGCCAGCTCGTCGCCACGATCGTGATGATCAACGCCTGGAACCGCATCGCGCTGGCCGGCGGTTATCCGGCCGGACTCGACGAACGTCGCCAGGTGGTCAGAGCTTCCGCAGACGCACCCGGTTGATGGTGTGATCGACGTCCTTGCGGAGCACCAGTGACGCTCGCGGACGGGTCGGGAGGATGTTCTCCATCAGGTTCGGCCGGTT
It contains:
- a CDS encoding SDR family oxidoreductase is translated as MKVAVIGASGVLGSQVADLLAGRGHDVVRANRATGVDAYTGEGLAQVCAGADAVVDCLSLQTLKAKEAIDFFATAAGNIGRAAAQARVAHVICVSIVNADVPAVNAKFGYYQGKAAQEEAYRKAIDPAALTIVASVQWFELAEQMMGTMSFGPLAVVPKMRCRPAAASDVAVSLADVVVAGPQGTSKVEVAGPAVMDLVDVAKAVAAQQGSPRWVVGVPFGGPAIRGGGLVPDNPDVVTETTLDQWLDARRHTPVGGSR
- a CDS encoding carboxymuconolactone decarboxylase family protein, translating into MWIPQDNPAVYKALVALQRASSAGIDPELAELLVLRASQLNGCAYCLHMHTSDALAKGIDPHRLMLIATWRDAGALFTPAERAALALTESVTLIGENGVPAHVFDTVREHFDATQAGQLVATIVMINAWNRIALAGGYPAGLDERRQVVRASADAPG